The Pseudarthrobacter sp. NS4 genome includes a window with the following:
- the eda gene encoding bifunctional 4-hydroxy-2-oxoglutarate aldolase/2-dehydro-3-deoxy-phosphogluconate aldolase yields the protein MANATGVLHVSPVIPVVTIDEPQYAVPLARALADGGVRIIELTLRTDSALESLKRIANEVPDILLGAGTILTPGQADAAVAAGAQFLVSPGVTPSLLDHMLALDVPVLPGVATVGEVMAVLERGLDTMKFFPAGPAGGPEYLAAIGAPIPQVRFCPTGGISLNSAPGYLALPNVSCVGGSWLTPRSAIENQDWQQITQLAQGAASLRVE from the coding sequence ATGGCTAATGCCACCGGCGTCCTTCACGTATCACCTGTCATTCCGGTGGTGACCATCGATGAACCGCAATACGCTGTTCCCCTTGCAAGGGCCCTGGCCGACGGCGGAGTCCGCATCATCGAGCTCACGCTGCGGACGGACAGCGCCCTCGAATCGCTGAAGCGCATTGCCAACGAAGTGCCGGACATCCTGCTGGGTGCCGGCACTATCCTCACGCCCGGCCAGGCAGACGCGGCGGTTGCCGCCGGTGCGCAGTTCCTGGTCAGCCCGGGTGTGACCCCGTCACTGCTTGACCACATGCTGGCCCTCGATGTCCCCGTCCTGCCCGGCGTGGCCACAGTGGGCGAGGTCATGGCCGTGCTGGAGCGCGGGCTGGACACGATGAAATTCTTCCCGGCAGGACCGGCCGGCGGACCGGAGTACCTCGCGGCCATCGGAGCGCCCATTCCCCAGGTGCGGTTCTGCCCAACAGGAGGCATCAGCCTCAACTCGGCACCGGGATACCTGGCACTGCCGAACGTGTCCTGCGTTGGCGGCAGCTGGCTCACACCCCGCAGCGCTATCGAAAACCAGGACTGGCAGCAGATCACACAGCTCGCCCAAGGCGCCGCTTCCCTCCGGGTGGAGTGA